The DNA segment TTTGTAAAGCTTGCATGATATCGTCAAAGAAAGAGTATGAAGCATTGTTCATAGTTTGACCTTGCCAGTAAGAAAAGGCGTTAGCCATAACGAAATCACTAGCTTCGATGACAGCGGCATTATAGCCAGCGACCAAGACGTTCCATGAGTCGACGGTACCGACTTGCTTACCACTGTATGAAGAACCGTCGGAATCGTTGATGTCAGCAACAACGTCACGGACTTGGTTGATCTTGTCAGCTAATTCGGAAGCAGTTAAATCTTCACGGTATAAAGCTTCGGAACCAACTAAGAAACCGGCTATGGTTGATTGCTTTAGGGCTGGTAAGTAAGTTCGTAAGGCGGCAATTTCTGCTTGGAAATGAGAGTCATCGGTTGGCCAAACACCTAAGAACAGTTTGAAACCTTCAGCTTCAGCAGCAGGTCCCAGGTTTTGCAAAGTGTTACAATCGGAAGCGGCGTACACTTTAACGGTGTCTGTGTAACCTTTCAAAAGTTCTAAATCACTTTCGAATTGAGAGACACTCTTACAAGTACCGTCATTGTTCTTAACACCCAAGTTGAAAGCTAGCTCACCTAGAGCAGAAACTTGTGAAACAGTGAAAGCAGCAGCTGCTGCAGTGGAAACGAACGTAGAAAAACGCA comes from the Tetrapisispora phaffii CBS 4417 chromosome 1, complete genome genome and includes:
- the BGL2 gene encoding glucan 1,3-beta-glucosidase (similar to Saccharomyces cerevisiae BGL2 (YGR282C); ancestral locus Anc_5.8), which gives rise to MRFSTFVSTAAAAAFTVSQVSALGELAFNLGVKNNDGTCKSVSQFESDLELLKGYTDTVKVYAASDCNTLQNLGPAAEAEGFKLFLGVWPTDDSHFQAEIAALRTYLPALKQSTIAGFLVGSEALYREDLTASELADKINQVRDVVADINDSDGSSYSGKQVGTVDSWNVLVAGYNAAVIEASDFVMANAFSYWQGQTMNNASYSFFDDIMQALQTIQTTKGSTDITFWVGETGWPSEGTNYENAYPSVDNAKTFWQQGICAMRAWGVDVVVFEAFDEDWKPNTSGTSDVEKHWGVFTSDDTLKYSLDCNFS